The following DNA comes from Sander lucioperca isolate FBNREF2018 chromosome 2, SLUC_FBN_1.2, whole genome shotgun sequence.
agcaggattgtattttttattcagcaaagttattacacatataaatttcagaacggtcaaaatgaccgtcatggccgttctagtgttaagtgtgactcgagtccgagtctcagacttgaGTACCCATCTCTGTTACACATATGTCCAGCTGTCGTCCTTTCTCACTACAGTCTAAAGTCACTTATACAGCACATTACCATGACATGTATCATGTATGACTATcataaaagacaaaataaaatgcataagACATGACATgtccacacagacaaacacaaagtaaaggtCCATTAAGTGATATTTGGATGTTAACAGTGAATCAGAGGACTCCCTGTAGTGGTAAACGTTTACTAGTCCTGCCGATTATCAGTTTGAAATCCTCACCTTTGATCATCAGAGTGGCGTCCATCTTTGAAGAATATAAGAGGATGATCCAtagaccggtcactcttcatggacacacagctgggttcaggttcttCCAGATTCGTCCTGATAGAAACACATGATAAATTCTGCACTGCATCcacaacacactgagacaaaacCAGTCAGTGGTTAAATACATcgtctgtacagtatattgtatagGTAGTTATAGGTCACAATGTGCATGAACCATGACCAATATTTAATTTAGAcatatttcaatgtttattttaaagctgTATTCAGTTCAGCACAGGCATTGAAATTATGCTGTAGACATAATGGTGGAATAGTAATGCTAATATCTAATAAGGATAATATATGCGAGGACTTCCAGATGGCAGAACTAGATTGGTAGCCCTCGACAGTGTTGTAGCTACTCATGATGTGTTTTGGTCTCGTCAAGACTAAATtgcctaaatattttctgatacATTTGTGTTTACATCAACATTAGCTAATATCAGCTCTGAAATGTCCCACCAAAAATGTACCAAATTAGGGCCTTGGTGGCCCGTTGGTCCAGTGCTTTAAACTATTAGCATCTTTCCCTGGTATATATTCTGTACATCACtctgcacttctggttagaagGTTAATGACATTTTGTTGTCTCAGTACTGGTACTCTGGTGTGCTatgaaaataaagttgaatttaatctaataaaaagaggaatagaTGTTGTCTCAAAGCAGTGAGTTTCAACTGAGAATGCTTTTCCTATATTtaggttttattattattattattattattattattattggttaTTTATTGTCAAATGCACAATGATGACAGTGAAGCAGTCGttggcaataaaataataaaagttcTCAGGCTTCCTCCAGTTGTGCTCAAACAaatatgtataaaaagaaaatcaaacacATAAAATAGGGCAGTTAaggtaaaatataataaatattgtAGAAGACAGGTGTACACCAAAAATAAACAATGTGAATAAActgtaattttacattttactattTGTTGTAAACTTTGAAACTAAGACTGAGTTAAAGTGAGCTGACAGGACACATGCCGTCACCGTCTATTAaaagactttttaaaaacatctaaaaccTGGAGATctcacaataaataaaaacatcattttgttttcatcataAGTTTGAAATCCTCACCTTTGATCAACATCTTTGAAGACTAGAGGTTCACCCACAGACTCGTCACTCTTGAAGGACTCACAGCTGGGTCcgggtccaggtccaggtccaggtccggGTCCAGGTTCAGGTCTGTGCTGCTTCTCTGGgctgaaacacaacacacacagagctttgAGTGTGAATAATGATGGTGGAGTGATCTGAGTGGTGGACAGTTAGAGATGGTCCTCTCACCTCTGAGCTTTGGTCTGGCTGTCATGTTCCCCACACAGAGTGGTTTTAGAGGGAGggactccctcctctctgtcctcacactgaCTCATAGCAGAGTCCACACCTTCATctggagaggaaacactgagagCAGCAGTCCAATCATTCATCAGCACATCATCACTCATTCATTCCTCATATCATTTCTcctggaaaaaaacaaatatcagCAGCTtgtcctctgattggctgcttctCTCTGTTTCATATCAGTGTTGTAAAACGGTGAAGTCGTTCTAAAGAGATCTTTTGCTGAGAGTGAAGTTTGATAAAGCTTCATGTCTCTGAGGGAACAGTTTAAACTTTGACTGGTTTCCAGTAGAGATTCTGACACATTGACTCTTTCCTAAACGCAGCGCTAGAAGAAGTATTTACATCTTTTACGGAagttaaagtacaaataccacaATGTAATCTGACATTTTATCTTTGCTATTGAAATAATTTTCACTGTTGGTTTTATTGTGAAAGTTTGTAATGTTTTATCATGATGTTATCAGACATTTAACTAATATTTTCATCTTTGTTTTTGGATTAATATTGTTTTCCAGTCAGTTTGTGAATCACTTTGCAGCTTTgtattcataataataatacaccGTGTTACAAATAAAAGTTCTCTTTCACACATTTAAACAAGTAAAGTATCAATAtaactatattatattatagttaAGCTGCAAGtaaggattattttcattactgattaatctgctgattattttcttgattaatcatttagtctAAAAATGTGAAGAAATGTCTGTTATGTTTTCTCAGAGTTCAAGGTGACATCGTCAAATGTTTTAGTAATGGAGACTTGATAACTAGGACTGTAACTGTAGCTTTTTGGGAATAGGTGACCACTGTGTTGCATCGGGAAGAATGCAGTCCAATGCTCTTATGCTCTTCAATACATTTATTGGCAGCAGCAGATggttgtctgtgtctgtttgtgtgtgtgtgtgtgtgtgtgtgtgtgtgtggttctacaataaacaaataaaagggAAATATCAGCAAACAAGTAAAACCGACAGTGCTGACAGGATGCAATTAGTAAGGCTAATAAATGTTCAATCAAATCAACATCAAATCAGCTCCTTATTAAATTAAACAGCCTTCTTAGTAAGacggctatatatatatatatatatatatatatatatatatatatatatatatatatatatatatatatatattagggctgtcaaaataacgcgttcatttcgattaattaatctgagaaaaaataacgcggattaatccattccatattgaggtttgacccggagccgttctagccaccactcgactgtaaaatgaaggagggagacgagaatgtgctgcctggatcattaattggaacatttacttgtaaaaatcttcttcctgccaaccctggctaccgaaatctggtgccactgatatgtctgcacttctctctggtgctctgaaacagacgatacaggcaacacaaacactgctgcacgtaacgctagttaacactatactcgacagcagctaacgttagcctaccgctagctagtagctggattaaacatggttaaaatgctgacagctaacgctaaacggtgtaaagtttgactgtgttttactgtagaggattcaacaccgggatgtaacaatctgcagctaccACCGGAAAagcaacacagacggtgcgttcaatgaaactggtaaactacagccttgtggtgcatttgaagttattgtaaatgtccttttcccatctggtggttgtttttgtcattcaacagcaatttactagtgaaataagttattgttatacattattattaaatcatttaattttgaccatatggtcttagcaataaacaagccgttctttaatgtcaccgactgttgtttagtaccctttttttctcttttcttgctttcttaaaaagtatcgattcaggcactgttaattatgtatgcaattcatttcgattaattaatcacagagtatgtaattaattagaatacattttttaatcgatagacagccctaatatatatatatacacacactggggcaaaaaaagtatttagtcagccaccaattgtgcaagttctcccacttaaaaAGATGAGAGGCCTGTAAGTTTCatcataggtacacttcaactatgagagacaaaatgagaaaaaaaaaaatccagaaaatcacattgtaggatttttaatgaatttattgGTAAATTATGGTGGAAAATAAGTATCTGGTCAATAACAAAAGTTCATCTCAATACTTTGTTATATACCCTTTGTTGGCAATGACAGAGGTCAAATGTTTTCTGTAAGTCTTCACAAGGTTTTCACACACTGTTGCTGGTATTTTGGCCCATTCCTCCATGCAGATCTCCTCTAGAGCAGTGATGTTTTGGGGCTGTCGCTGGGCAACACGGACTTTCaactccctccaaagattttctATGGGGTTGAGATCTGGAGACTGGTtaggccactccaggaccttgaGATGCTTCTTACGAAGCCACTCCTTCGTTGCCCGGGCGGTGTGTTTGGGATCATTGTCATGCTGAAAGACCCAGCCACGTTTCATCTTCAATGCCCTTGCTGATGGAAGGAGGTTTTCACTCAAAATCTCACGATACATGGCCCCATTCATTCTTTCCTTTACACGGATCAGTCGTCCTGGTCCCTTTGCAGAAAAACAGCCTCAAAGCATGATGtttccacccccatgcttcacagtaggtaTGGTGTTCTTTGGATGCAACTCAGCATTCTTTCTCCTCCAAACACGACGAGTTGAGTTtttaccaaaaagttctattttggtttcatctgaccaTATGACATTCTCCCAATCctcttctggatcatccaaatgctCCCTAGCAAACCTCAGACGGGCCTGGACATGTACTGGCTTAAGCAGGGGGACGTGTCTGGCACTGCAGGATTTGAGTCTGGCGGCGTAGTGTGTTACTGATGGTAGCCTTTGTTATTTTGGAACCAGCTCAGCAGGTCATTAACTAGGTCCCCCCGTGTGGTTCTGGGATTTTTGCTCACCGTTCTTATGATCATTTTGACCCCACGGGGTGAGATCTTGCGTGGAGCCCCGGATCGAGGGAGATTATCAGTGGTCTTGTAGGTCTTCCATTTTCTTATAATTGCTCCCACAGTTGATTTCTTTACACCAAGCTGCTTACCTATTGCAGATTCAGTCTTCCCAGCCTGGTGCAGGTCTACAATTTTGTTTCTGGTGTCCtttgacagctctttggtcttggccatagTGGAGTTTGGAGTGTGACTGTTTGAGgttgtggacaggtgtcttttatactGATAACAAGTTCAAACAGGTGCCATTAATACAGGTAACGAGTGGAGGACAGAGGAGCCTCTTAAAGAAGAAGTtacaggtctgtgagagccagAAATCTTGCTTGTTTGTAGGTGACCAAATACTTATTTTACTAAGGAATTTACcaataaattcattaaaaatctttttttctcattttgtctcttttctcatAGTTGAAAACATTTGACCTCTGTCATTGCCAACAAAGGGTATATAACAAAGTATTGAGATGAACTTTTGTTATTGACCAGATACTTATTTTCCACCATAATTTACcaataaattcattaaaaatcctacaatgtgattttctggattttttttttctcattttgtctctcatagttgaagtgtacctatgatgaaaattacaggcctctctcatctttttaagtgggagaacttgcacaaTTGGTGGCTGACTAAATACCTTTTGccccactgtgtgtgtatatatatatatatatatatataaaaatgtacagtagGCTAGCTAGAGTCTGCAGTTTGAGCacaaatgctgcagctcctccagacCAACGGAGTCGTTACCCGGCTGCTGAGTGGAGTGACGGGGGTTAGGTCTGGAGACTCGAGCACGCAGGAAGCTaacactaagctactgtaagATATTTAGTTTCCTTTTAGCAAAACACTCGGAGTGAAATTATTTCCCTCTGGTAAACAGTACGCAGTGTAGGTTATATGTttagggcttttattgtgaaacgtAAGAACGGAATGAGTGTCTCTTGTAAACGCTGCCTTTATAAAAGTTGAGAGTAGTAAAGTTTGCCATCTGTAGTCTATGGTTCGGAACGTGTTGTTATGATCCTGATAAGTAAACAAGACAAcgtgattggttgtgtttactCTGGGTTTTAACAAATTGTGATGGTGAGAGGTCATTTTCggttttaaaaagtgaaaaattaaCTGAGGACCACAATGTCACacatatggctttttttactttcagtcCTGGCCATCGAACATGAACTTGTCAGAGATCTTGATTATGAGAATATTGTGCACCAGTTTACTTATTTAAAGTCAAGAAAGAAGGCTAATATGTAAGGTCCATCTGCTAATAAATCAAGCCATAACATGATTGTGCCTTAGTGGAAAAAGTAGGCATAAATTTATTGAAAAGCCTATAGGAtttttactatatttttttactaTAACCAATGACCTGCTTGTAAAAGCTGGTAGTAGCCTACAGCCTATTGGTTGCGGTACATCAATAATCTGTATACATTAAGTTAtatataaacagttttttcaacaaactatattGAACATCGGATAAGATAGTTATTATTAAAATGCACTTGATGATGGTGACTTTAttgcaatctttttttttcggGAGGGGCACATGAATGTTGTTGCCCAGGGGGACAGTGAACGGTTAATCTGGCCCTAGATCTCAGTAACAGCAACCCAAACATAGTTCTCTATTACACAACCATTGTAAACACTCCGATAATAATTATACAGTGTCATGTGACTACACACATAAGCACAATAGTAGTGTAACACTAACCATACTAAGCATTAGCATGCTGCTGCGAACTTTATGCTAACATACTGCATTTCAACTGAATATCCCAGAACATACATCCATATAAACCTAAGGCACtgaaatacacatatataaacatttacACCAGTGTACTCACATGTGTCTGAACGGATGGCGACTAGGGGGGTGAACCTTCACTGGCCTCACGATTCAATTCAAATTATGATTATCCTGTCTGTCAACGATTCGATACGATTCGATATCCCGATGCATCACAATGCGCGACCTCCTCAAATTTATTGTATATTGCTACAATAagcaacaaattcaagcagtcagatatatatgaactcccatttgtattgtatctgctcttacaAAGACatttcctgaatgtagcggagtctgaacacagaacacaacagaaaaaaggcaaaaactaaaaaagcagCAAACTGAAAATCAACACGCAACATCAGTAGACAATAATTGATTACGGTCTATTGATGCAGAATCATCCACGTCCGCATCACGATACATTGATGaaatgattcatttcaacacccctaatgGCGACACAGATGACAACTATACCCTTCAGAAATATTTACAATGTGCTTCTCCCACCACTCTCACTACTCACTTCAAAACAAAACTTATAAGCCAGCGCATACAGGTGTCCTCTCTGTAACCCGAAAAACAAAGGCACTGATTGGCTGATCCCTGTTACCCCAAACATAAATAACAAGTCCTTCTTTACAGTTTTAGTATTTGACCAACAGTCTAagaaacattatattatatttatatcatGGCTGTCCTATGTTCCATTAAATGAagactttgtttgtttgtttgttttatttggatcCCCGTTAGCTTCAGCATGAGCTAGAAGCTAATCTTCCTGCAGTCTATTTTGTGACAATACAGTCTACAACATcacattaaacacaacacacacattagacattatttcacattacacaacatttcacaaaatacaACTCACATATTTACATAATTACAGCTGACACAATTaatcaaaaacaaagaaaaaaagacattacacTACTCTGAATTAATCTATTTTTAAAGAATAAGTGATAACCCAGTAACCcctttattctgtttttcttattatatattctgttaatacaatgcatatatctatatctatattattcttactactagtataatgtcactgctactacattgtaCATATcggtacatgttgttcatacattgttcatcttaCATAGCCATATTAATTCTGCTCTtgtaacactgcaatatatttcttgtcctgcctatgcaccacctgtctatacttgaatatcacattgcacttttctgctttttttttgcacttctgtttggacgcaaactgcatttcgctgtctttgtacttgtacactgcacaatgacaataaagttgaatctaatctaataacaAACAAAGCCCATATAACCGACTCACTACAAAGAATTAGTGTTAGATGTTGAAGTTTCTTTGGAGGTAATATTCTTTTAGTGATTGTTTAAAACTGAACtgagtgtatgtgttttttaatattatttgggAGTAAGTTCCATTCACACATTGCTCTGTACGTGACTGAACGTTGAAGTGATTTGGTTTTCACTTTAGGCTTTCAGGCATTTTATGAGTAAACatacttagttactttgcagtacaTCCAGACCCTTCAGACCCACTGCAGTCTGCTGAAGTCTCTCTGATCCTCACTTCAGACCCTACACTTTATTTTGAAGGGATTCACCGGAAATGTCAGCGTGTTACTGTGTCTGTCTTTACGCTGCCGCGCACAAAGGATTAATACCCGGAAATTATAAAGTTGTCACGTTTAGCAGAATAACAAAGTCCTCAGTGATCCATTGTTTCTCACAAAGACTGAATTATTGATTCCAATCACCAATAATTCGACAACATGTTGATTTATGTTGAGTTTTCCCCAAACACTGTGAGCAAACATTAACTTCAGCACTGCTCCGGATTCACATCCCATCATAAACAGC
Coding sequences within:
- the LOC116048156 gene encoding anthrax toxin receptor-like isoform X2, which translates into the protein MSQCEDREEGVPPSKTTLCGEHDSQTKAQSPEKQHRPEPGPGPGPGPGPGPSCESFKSDESVGEPLVFKDVDQR
- the LOC116048156 gene encoding protein bassoon-like isoform X1, with product MSDDVLMNDWTAALSVSSPDEGVDSAMSQCEDREEGVPPSKTTLCGEHDSQTKAQSPEKQHRPEPGPGPGPGPGPGPSCESFKSDESVGEPLVFKDVDQR